One region of Streptomyces leeuwenhoekii genomic DNA includes:
- a CDS encoding IS5 family transposase (programmed frameshift) has product MRRHELSDAEWAVLSRLLPSSGTAGRPRSDDRVVLNGIVWKLRTGSAWRDVPERYGSWQTLYTRFRRWALDGTFSRMLRAIQAEKDAAGDIQWLVSVDSTIVRAHQHAAGGKRGRSTGTKRGGHALGRSRGGLSTKVHLACDGIGRPLGFVLSGGNANDCTRFEQVMGSISVPRIGPGRPRTRPDHVVADKGYSSRKIRAYLRRRGIPHTIPERVDQALGRLNRGTRGGRPPGFNRSVYRRRNVVERCFNRLKQWRGLATRYDKTRESYQAAVTIASILLWI; this is encoded by the exons GCGTCGTCATGAACTTTCGGATGCCGAGTGGGCGGTGTTGTCGCGGTTGCTGCCGAGTTCAGGGACCGCGGGGCGGCCTCGTTCGGACGACCGGGTGGTGCTGAACGGGATCGTGTGGAAACTGCGGACCGGATCGGCCTGGCGTGATGTGCCGGAGCGGTACGGCTCCTGGCAGACCCTGTACACGCGTTTCCGCAGGTGGGCCCTGGACGGCACCTTCTCGCGCATGCTGCGGGCCATCCAGGCCGAGAAGGACGCGGCCGGGGACATCCAGTGGCTGGTGTCGGTCGACTCCACCATCGTGCGGGCCCACCAGCACGCCGCCGGCGGCAAAAGGGGGCGGTCGACCGGGACGAAGCGGG GTGGTCACGCCCTCGGCCGATCCCGAGGCGGACTGAGCACCAAAGTCCACCTCGCCTGCGACGGAATCGGCCGCCCTCTCGGCTTCGTCCTCTCAGGCGGCAACGCCAACGACTGCACCCGCTTCGAGCAGGTCATGGGCTCGATCAGCGTGCCCAGGATCGGGCCCGGACGCCCACGCACCCGCCCCGACCACGTGGTCGCCGACAAGGGCTACAGCTCCCGGAAGATCCGCGCCTACCTGCGCCGGCGCGGCATCCCGCACACGATCCCCGAACGCGTCGACCAGGCCCTCGGCCGGCTGAACCGCGGCACACGCGGCGGCCGGCCACCCGGCTTCAACCGGTCCGTCTACCGCCGCCGCAACGTCGTCGAACGCTGCTTCAACCGCCTCAAGCAGTGGCGCGGCCTGGCAACTCGCTACGACAAGACCCGCGAGTCCTACCAGGCCGCCGTCACCATCGCCTCAATCCTGCTCTGGATCTGA